The sequence below is a genomic window from Rhinolophus sinicus isolate RSC01 chromosome X, ASM3656204v1, whole genome shotgun sequence.
AGTGATTTTATATATTCAACATGTGCAGAAACCTTTCTGAATGCTTTTATTCATACTAACAGCTTTTACATTTTCTTGGGTCTTCTATGTTAACAGTTGTCTTCATAAaaacaattttgtcttttttccaattgtatactttatttctttttctcctctcattcTATTAGTCAGTGAtagtgagttttttgtttctttctggttTTAATGGAAATAATGATGAGGACAATAATAGTAATGTAGTGATAGATGATATGTGAGTGCTTGCTGTGTGCTACAAATGCGCTGTTCTGTATGCTTTGTAAATATTACAGAGTTTAAACCCCCAAATGACCCTGTAGAGTAGGTTGTTAtcttcactttatagatgagataACTGAGGAATAGAGGGGTTATGTAACTTCTTAaactttcaccattaagtgtatGTACTGTTGTATTTTGAAAGATACCTTTTATCAAAAGATCCTTCtatattcctagtttgctaagactttaaaaaaaattatgaatgagtgttgtttttcttgaatgcttattttctgcatctattgagatgataatttttcctttaatctaTTAATATGGTGGATTATATTAATGATTTTCTGATATTTAAGTGTTCTTGAATTCCTACACTAAACTCTACTTAGTtgtgaagaaatttttaaattaattgaattcaatttattcatatttaatttgaGAATTTTGCATTAATGTTCAGAAGTGAGATAGAGcttagattttctttccttttactgtCCTGTCATTTTGGTACCCAAGGTTATACTAGCTGTATGAAATAGAGTGGgtacttttccttcttttttctagtttctgaaACTGTACTGACTGAAGTTTACCTGTTTTTGAGAGTTTGATCGCAATCATCTACAAAAACATCTGGGTAGGATGGCTTTGTTTAAGGCAAGACTTTTGATTACAGagtgaattttatcattttaaaaataattactgatttattcaaatttttctgtatcttctgtCAATTCTGGTCATTTTTCCAGACAATTGTTTCATCTGAGATTTCAAATTTACTGACCTAAGGCAGTATtctcttttgattaaaaaaatagatttcatttttatcatgtctgagttttaaagagtaaaaacaaatgtggtaaaactataaagaaagtCACAGGCACGATAAACATAAAATTCAGGATCGTGATTAcctgagaagaaagagaatgaaatgggCACATGAAGAACTTCAAAGGTAatgagaatttgttttttaatgagtgGTGGatatgcatgtatttttatatCACTATTCTTTATAATTTACCTATATCTTACAAAAGTTATTTAGAATTTCCTGCTATGTAAGATTAAGACTTAGCTCACTTCATTGCTCCTTCCactcacacacgtacacacacaaaGATTTCTTGTTCCCCCACGTTCCCAATATGATTATACCATAACTGTGGTTTCCATTAGTACCATTGTTTACAACATTGTGACGACATAAACACTATACACAGCTGAGCCATGTAGTAATCTATGATTAATTTACCTTTACTACATAactgtttgtttcctttggttaataattgtcttatttctttcatttgcttctttttctataTACTTGCCACCAGTTCAACTTAAATAATCCATGAGCAGTTGCCTAGACTGACTCTGAATGCTTCCAGAGTTATAAAGTGTTCCATCAATGTCATACCCCCGAGTTTATCTGGAGCTGTCTGACTGCTCCCTTCTGAGTGGATTCTCCTCATTCCTGGGTGTACAACCGCCATCCCGATGTCTCTCTTCACCATCATTCTGGGGATTCCCTCCACTTTCTCATTGTTGGACTCCCCATTTGCTTTATGCCATGCCTTCTTCCACATTTCATTGGAGCACATTCTTCCAGTACTTTCCTTAGAAAGAATGTAGGTCCATGGGAAGTAAGTTTTTTGAGATTTTTGAATATCTAAAAGTGTTTGTTATATCTTCATCCTCAATGGAGAATTGAGCATGAGGTAGAGCTCTAGGATGGACATGTCTTTTCCTTAGACTTTTGAAGGCATTACTCCATTGTCTTCTGATTTTAATGTTCCTTTTGAGAACTTTGAAGCTATTCTGATTATtgatactttcaattttttttctatctgtaagCTTGTAAGACTTTGCTCCTTTATCTCATGCCCTGTGCTATTTCTCCATGTGCCTTGATGTGGGATTATTTCACCAGTATGGCTGGGCACTTGGTAGGAGATAATCTCTACAGGGATGGATGCTCCTTTCTCATGCAAAGCCAAGATGCTGCAGGGCTAGATAGCCAAGTGCATGTGGCAAGTCCAAGACAAGTGCAAAACAAGTCCAAGTGGCAagcaaagcttttaaaaaatccctttttACCTTGTCTGTGGGAGATTCCAAATTGACCCACTAAAAATAGGCACCTCATGCCAGAAAATCATCAGCCTCTAATGGTCAGGCATCTAGACTCCCAGAGGACAGGTGTTTAGCAGATCAAGCAGGCAAAATAGTGTATCCACATAGGGAACCTTCCAAAAGCTGAGTTCTCAGACTTCAGCCAGCTGTGTTAACTCCTCCCTCCACATTACCTTGATCGGTGGTTTTTACTGCTTCATGTGGATTTGAGTTACCATATGGTGTCCTTTCTTTTTGGGAGCTGAGCTCCAAGTTAGGCCAAATAGTGACAACAATCTGGGGATGGAGCTTTTGGTGGAGCTCCAAAACAGGTCAGCCACTCAGGTTGCTGTGAGGCTGCCAGTTTTCACCCCTCATGGACCATGGAGTTGGGGAACCAGCTGTTTGAGGTTGGGGTGGTGGTGCGGTGGGTAGCACCAAGTGAAACACCACAGACTTAGTGGTTCTTATTGAGGTTCACTGGTTCTTCTTCAGTAACTTCTTACTAATTTGTTGTgtgcctttggttaatttccaaaGTCCTGAAATGAtggattttgatattttttccagtattttcatTGCTTTCATGGGGGAGAGGATTTACTGAGGTCATCACCCCACTGTTTCAGAAGTCTTGCCTTAGGCATTTCTcttaaaactacagaaaagtacagaaaatcaTAATCATAACAAATAGCCTTGTACTTACCCCCCACAGTTagcaaatgttaacattttgatatttgatgtttgtttatttttaaaataaaagtgaagttCTGTTTTCCCCTCTTGAGTCCTGCTCCCCTCATTCTCTCCCTAGGCAAACAATATCAAGAATTTGGTGAGTATCCTTCTAATCCATGTTTTCATACTTTTactacatttatttgtatttataatcaATGTCACATTCTTTTTGTAAATTTACCAGATAAGTGTTCTCAAACGATAGGGGTCTTTCTCCAACTTTCTTTCTGTATTCAGTATTGCCCTTTGAACTTTACCTAGGCTGATAGTTAcatttagttcattcattttaattcctGTAAAGCATTCCAGTATCTGAGTATCACAGTTCATTAATACATACCTCTATTGTTTGTTTCTAATGCTTTGTTGCTGTTCTTGTATATGTATCCTGCTTCACATTTGCAGAATTTCACTATGGTATAACTACAAATGGAATACATAATAGAGTATGTATGTTTTCAACATTACTAGATGTGTTACCTTTTTACTCTCATAGGATCGATTTGCCTCGTATATTTAAGAGGTTTGCATCTATGTAAGTGAAATTGCTTTATAATGTTCTCATAATCTGTCCCTTTTTGCTTTTGTCATCAAGATCATTCAGTTTTGTATAACATTAAGCATTGTTTTaccaattttctttctgttgttaagTGTCAGATATGTAtctttccataattttattttcaatatttccctcTCACTTTACTCTAATTGCCTTTTGAAAACAAAGAGgtgatttttagaaatgcaacTTATTCTGGTTGActgttaattaatatttatttattgtgctgTTACTATAtggatatttcttcttttattgtattttctatatatcctgcttttctttacctcttttttcctgtctttgctGGATTTTCTGTACCTCCCAGCTTTTCCCCACTTTGGTCATTTTCCTCCTGAATAATTCAAGTACTAGGCATTATTCTTAGCCAGACTTTGTGTGTagcaaattctctctcttttcttgtcaagaaatgtctttattttgttatctttctTTGTGACAATTTATCTAGGGATAGAGTTTTAAGACAACAGCTTCTTTCAagactttgaaaatattctttaatcttttgcctttttttttttttttgctgataaACTCTGATGTTGATCTAATTGTTTCTTTATAAGTGACTTAAAAAAGTTCTCCATAGTAGCtttcaacacttattttctgacTTTAAAGTCTTGTGGTTGCAGTGAACTGTGTCTAAGTGCagatttgcttttattcattttttattaaatatattttcctttaaacaaaaatagATCTATTGCTCATAacagcttcattttttgttttttcagtttgttgaaattctatttattcttttaaaaatgtttttattaaaaatatagctagcatacaatattatattagttttacgagtataccatagttattcaacatttatatacctaaagaagtaattgccataaatccagcaaccacctgacaccgtaccacactataacaatattattgactatattccttatgctgtgcattacatccccattacttatttgttttatacctggaaatttgaccCTGTtatatcccttcacctttttctcccctttttaaatttttcaattacagttgacattcaatattgccttatattaatttcaggtgtacagcatagcggttagacatttatataatttgagaagtgattcccctgactattctagtacccacctgccactatatatagctattaccatattattaacgatattccctatgctttactttacatcccaatgacagttttgtaactaccaatttgtacttcttaattccttcacctttttcaccctacccaCCAGcccccccatctatcaccccaatataCCAGTGtacatctgataccatacatagttattacaataaattattgactatattccttatgctatatcctacatacCCATGACTACTATGTCACAGccatgttttctgtatctatgagtttgtttctgttttatttattttgttctttggtttccacatataagcgaaatcacattgtgtctgtctttgtctgacatactgtcctcagcacaataccctccaggtccatccatgttgccgcagatgtcaagaatccattcccttccctggtcaagcaatatttcattgtatatatgtaccacctcctctttatccattcatctactgatggacaccaaggctacctccacatcttggtcatcgTAAACAATTCTGTAATGAACATGTGGATGGaaacatcccctcaaagtagcattttaggtttcttcagataaatacccagaagtaggattactgggtccttctttgtctcttgttatggcctttgttttaaagtctattttgtctgacataagtattgctatccaaaattttttgtttgtttccatttttatgaaatatctttttccatctctttactttcagtctgtatctttcaatctgaactgagtctcttgtaggcagcatatgtaagggttttgtctTTATGTTCATTCAGCCcctttatgtcttttgattggagcatttaatccatttacattgaaagtcattgttgatagatatgtagttactaccattatttatattttctttgttattttttaattttttgtttctaagaagtccctctaacatttcttataatactggtttaaaggtggtgataaactcctttagcatttattttgtctgggaggctctttaAATGATAGATAACCTAGCTGGAtggagtagtcttggttgtaggcccttacttttcatcactttgaatattttgtcccagtctcttctggcctgcagaatttctgttgaaaaatcagctgacagtcttatgggagctcccttataagtaattAGTTGCCCTTTtctgctgtttttaggattctctctttgtcatgaacttttgccattttaattataatgtgtcttggtgagggcctctttgggttcatcatgtttgggactctctgcgcttcctgggcttgtatgtctatttcctttgccaggttagaaaagttttcagtcattaattattcaaataggttctcaatcccttgctttctctcttcttctggtacctctatgatgtgaatgttgtcatgcttgatgttatccctgaggtctcttaaattctcatgttttttaattcttttttctttttgttgttctgattgggtgttttctgctaccttatcttccaaatcactgatttgatcttctgctttgACTAGTCTGCACTGATTTgactagtctgctagtgattccttctaatgcattcttcaatTCAGgcattgtattcttcacttctgattggttatttttattatttctatgtccttttttatgcttgctatctctttgttgaagttccttgagcatccttataaccatttttttgaactctttatctggtaCATTgcctgcctccattttatttaggtctttttctggatttctctcctgtttttttatttctttgtttcctcattttggctggctctgtttctttctgtgtattatgtagatctgctacatctccgagtcttggccaggtggccttatgtagcaggtgccctgtggggcccagtggcacagtctccctggtcacctgctccagatgctccaggagtgtcccttgtgtgggttgtgtgtgccctcctgtcatatttgagccttgattgctagtGGCATGTCGTTGGGTGgtactgaccctcaggctgtctggctctggtgtttggccacatccacagcttacgggctgtgtgggatttgccccagcatgGTCTCatgcctgctgagaccaccttttgggtgAGCCACttgggctaattgggtggtgctctgctgtggtctgaagccaccctccaagtatgttggttctggggcctcttgagaggggcccTGGTGCatgcccaggtcacccactgcctgtgaccagcaggggactacctggtaggagttacaaagtgatccatggttggtcactgcctgtgcttaACCTGGAGATATGTgcgagaggccacactgtgaccCAAGGATgcctgccaccagtaccaggcctggggtagctctggcaaaagccaggacaccctgagacctgctgccacttgccagctcctgtagattcagccactgataaagcctctgTGATACATGAATCTGGTGAGGTGGGGGTCTCAGGGAGCCACCAAGAGTGGGAAAGGTTGTGTTCACTAGGTTactgtagattctggtttggtgccaatgttcagcctggagctactcagcagaagtttcagagcacaccgaggctaGTTGCTACCCTCCTGGGACCTGCAGACCCTGATAGTTATctgatttgcttttatttactatattaagGACTCTGAGCATTCAGGGATAGGATTCATACCTTTCTTCCATTCTAGAAAACTATCAGTCATTGTCTCTTTAAATTTTGCTTAGATCAGAAATCCTCAAGACCACTATCACATTCAGAGATTCTTGAGAAGGTCTCATGGGAATTGGCATACAGTTGTATTTACATCTAAGATTTATTACAGCAGTGTATTGAGAATATACAGCTAGAtcgtaagagaaaaaaaacacactagtAGAGTCTGGAGGAATCCATGTGTAGGAATCCTTATACTCCCTCCCATGAAGAGTCACAGGGCACACTTCTCCCAGCAGTGGAAATTCAGCAATATGTGTGATGTTTATCCCCAGGGAAGCTGTGTTTATCCCCCGGGAAACCGTAGTTTTTATTGGAGCTGGTCAGATACGCAAACTCTGCCTAGCACACAACAAAATGCCAGACTCCCAGAAGAAAAGGTAAAGTTCAGCATAAATTATATTGTTTGTACAAGTAGCCTTATCAGCTAGAAAATGGTGGAGACATTCCTGAAATCCACCAGATGTCAGCCAACAGCCAACCTTGCAAGCAGGACTTTCTAAGTTGAGCAGTCTCAGGACTTCTCTGTTAACCTGTTGCTTGGCATATTGCCCCTCTCCCTTTATTCTTCCAGTTGGATTTTGTGTTAAACCTATGTTGAAACTTATTTCTCTTactatatttccattttgttagcTCTTTATGCTCCATTTTGGGTGATTTCCAAAGATCTGTCATCTAAATTTGTCTTTACCTGCAATTAGTTCAACCTCTGTCTACTGTCCAACCACcctagtttttttaaattttataacacctatatatactgttttatatttatgtttcttttccccaaattttttgtttttaacccatAGTCCAGTTCTTACCTGATGTCTTTGAAtacttgaaatgtttttatttgaaagtccATGTAGTTCTACTACATACACATCTAGGAATGTGGGagtgtttttaaatgtatcttctGGTTCTCTCTCATGATGTTTCATTTCCTTGTGAGGTTTTAAATTGCTTACTGTGAACTCTTCCATGATAATTGGTTTTCCATAGACATTCTGTGAGCCCTGAGCTATAAAAACATAAGactatattaggttggtgcaaaagtaattgcactttttgcaattatttttaacattttaaaccacaattacttttgcatcaacctaatacctTTTGGAAAGTTTGCCACTGCTAGGAATCTACTATTAAAAGGAGCAATTTTTAGGTTAATTTTTCAGCTTGTTGTCTCTGTACTACACTGATAATCATTTGGATTGGGTTACAAAACTAGGTTTCtgaattttcatatataatatccTTCTTTCCAATTTCCTTGACCAGTGGGGAGTTTTTCTAGTTCCTGTTAAACAAGCATGGAAGCCCCTTGTGATTCCATCTTTTAGCACACATTACATTCCTGAACATTTATGCCCTGTGGTCTGGATTCCCCTGCAAATCCCCAAGCTTCAGTTTCTATGCACCCCATCACTTTAAATTCCCACTTCACTTttgatacatttcttttcttgataTTGAGCTTGACtgtgtattaaattatttttgttaaatatgggccaacatttctttgtgtttccagttagggaaggtggtggtggtggtggtggtggtggagcaTAGGGAGGGTCCATCCATATGAGCTCAAGTTCATTAGTAGGAGTTCACAGCAGGacatttatgaattaattttgtCCTAGAACATTATAGtggaaaacatttacaaatttaatgaTTCACTGCATTTTCCCCCTAGAATTCTGGAAAGTTGGTAACCAGATAGATAACCACAAGGAAAGCCAAGATAAACCTCTGTGGCAAGCTGcatttacagacaaggaaacactGAAAGATGAAAGTGGCCAAGAATTCAAAAcatgcagaaaaattatttatctcaGCACAGACTTTGTTTCTATAAGACAAAGATTCCCTAAATATTATTCATGGGAAAGGTGttcaaaagataatttaaacTTTCTTAGTCAAAATAGAAGCTATGTAAGAAAGAAAGATGATAAATGTCAGACATATTGGAAATTATGCTTCCATTCTAATATTGACAAAACTCAACCAGCAGAGAAATTCTTTGAACCTAATCAGCATGTAAAAACCTTCCACCCTAAGCAAGCCCTTAATAAAAGTCAGAGAATTCAAACTGGGGAGAAACTCTATGAATGTTCTGACTGTGGAAAAGTTTTTATCCAGAAAGCAAACCTTGTTgtacatcagagaactcacactggagagaaaccgtATGAATGTTGTGAATGTGCAAAAGCTTTCAGCCAGAAGTCAACCCTCATTGCACACCAGAGAACTCATACAggggagaagccctatgaatgCAGTGAATGCAGGAAAACTTTTATCCAGAAGTCAACTCTGATTAAACATCAGCGAActcatacaggagagaaaccaTTTGTATGTGGTGaatgtgcaaaagcttttaagagtTCATATCATCTTATTAGAcatgaaaaaacacacattagacAAGCATTTTATGAAGGTATCAAATGTGGAAAGTCCAGCCTGGTGCATCAATTGACTCATATGGGTGAGAAACCTGAGTGCATTAAACATGGGAAACCCTTTGATGAGAAGCCCACCCCCGTTAAACATCAGAGCATGCATAGAAAAGACAAATCCTATGAGTGCAGTGAATGTGGAAAAAGCTTCAAGGGAAAATCACACCTCTCTGttcatcagagaattcacacaggagagaaaccctatgaatgtagcACATGTGGGAAGACTTTCAGTGGAAAATCACACCTCTCTGTCCATCATAGAActcatacaggagagaaaccctatgaatgtagaCGATGTGGGAAAGCCTTTGGTGAGAAGTCAACCCTTATTGTACATCAGAGAACTCATACAGGAGAAAAACCCTATAAATGTggtgaatgtgggaaagccttcagtgaGAAGTCACCACTTATTAAACATCAAAGAATTCATACAGGAGAGAGACCCTACGAATGCAGTGACTGTAGGAAAGCGTTCAGTAGGAAGTCAACGCTCATtaaacatcagagaattcacacaggagaaaaaccctatgaatgtagtgaatgtgggaaagccttcagtgtGAAATCAACTCTCATTGTACATCATAGAACTCAtacaggagagaagccctatgaatgcGGAGAATGTGGCAAAGCCTTCAGTGGGAAGTCAACTCTCATTAAACATCAGAGAAGTCATTCAGCAGATAAAACCTCTTAATCCACTTGAGAGTGGGATAATTTTCCTAATAGTTTTACCTCATTATGTCAATTAATCCTGGGAAGTAACCTTATAAATGTCAAAAATGTCATAAACTCTTCACATATTATTTAGTGtttatttaacttaataaaatGGCACAAAAGTATAATTGAAGAAGCATATAACAGATGTGATCACTTCTTCACCCAGAATTCTTACCCATGAGTGGCAAATTGTATATCAAAGAATTCAAAAGTTGCAAAACTGTGAGTGTGTTgttgtgggaaagccttcagagAGAATTTAAATGTCATTCCCAATCAGTATTTATGCTGAGGAAAAACTAAGAATTTAATGAATTTAGAAAACCGTGTTAGAAATTATGAGAGAAATGCGTTCCATATTCTATACCAAACATTTTGTGGAAAAGGTGCAGAGGTGGCAAATAAGCACTCAGTTATAATATTAAGATATGTTCATTGTGGAGTAgagtatatttttgaaagaacagtataataaaagaacagtataataaaacataaaatattaatcctAGCTAGGGCAAACTCCCAGTTTATTTCTTAAGCAAATAGGAAAATTGCTTCCTTAAATAGAGTGAGAGACTATGAGTTAGCATGATCCCTGAAAGGAGCTCAAACAGGAGATCTTACACATATTTATCAGCGTCTTCAGTGCAGAAATGCAGACCCCTTACAGGAAAGGCATATAGTAAGCTTTGACACACCTCACTTAGGAGCAGTGTTTacaacttaatattttttcttttgagaaagaaTAATCATTTCATGGTTACATTTTATGCCTCATTTTACGAGgcaataaaagatttttaattttcagtgtatcTCCCATCAAAGCAATAttatttaaagtagaaaaaatagaagaaaattgaaTATCCAATAAGCAATTGATTTAAAATGATATATCAAAAAAGTGGAATGATATGCATCAATTAAGAATTATCCTTTACTATGTTTGAGGATTTAGGGAAATGTTCATTGTAatctgttaagtgaaaaaaacaacaacaaattatataataaaacaatgtaCTACATGATTTACATTGGGAAAAAATACACAGAGGATGGATATTCACCATTTATATCAGAGCTGGGTGGTAGAAATATAGCAGTTTTATGATGAGCAAAATTATATGCACaattatacataaacatatatttgtattatatttatgtttttttaggcctctgtgtgtgtgtgtgtgtgtgtgtgtgtgtgtgtgtgtgtgtgtaggtaggtaggtaggtagacacGGAGAACAAAAAGTTaagaaggaaatacaccaaaTTATTAAGCAAATTATCATTTGGTGAAGGAATTACactaaattattaagaaaattatcatTTGGGTGTTGAGattgttgatgatttttaaatttagtctccagaaaataccaataaaataaattgtttaaagtaATGTTGTATATACTCGATTGTTTTCCTGTCCATTTTCCCATTCAGCTTTGTCTTCAATATATGACATAATTCTCTTCTAAAAATGACCTCAATttcatgtatgtgtacacattGCCTATTCATTTCCCATGTGGTTGTCTGAGTCTATGGTTTTGAGTATATATTTTGCATCTTGAGAATAGGTTTCCTGTGATTTTAATGTATGTGGGGGGtctttttttgataaaaataaaagcatttccgTAGTTCTTTACTCTGTAACCACCAACTCCTGTGACAAATCCTGCTAACACATTTTGCAAGTGAGGAGAGATGTAGTGAATGGTCAAAATTACCACAAGTAATGAGACAAAACTGACTCCTGACACCAAATAGAAAGCTCTTTTGACTATGATATTTGTGAATGCTCATATTCCCCTCTTCTCCTTGTCCTATTGTCAGCAGTTGTATTAGGCACACCCTAGGTGACCCCAGTGGATTATGACTTATATAATCCTTTCCCCTTAAGTGTGAGCAGAACTGAGACTTTCATCTAGTCAATAGATTATGGCAAAGGTCGATGGGATGTCACTCTCATGACTATGTTATGTTCTATGACTCCATCTTAACAGACTAGAGAGAAATTTTCCTTGCTAGCCTGATGCAAAGCAGCCATGTTGAGGAAGCCCACGTGACAAGGAAATGGAACTGCAGCTGGCTTCAAGGACCCAAGGGAACCCTGACCTAAGACAGTGAGACTTGAATGGCAAGATTGTGGAGACGAGAAGAAAATAAGCCTGATAGATTGAGCTACTTTTTC
It includes:
- the ZNF674 gene encoding zinc finger protein 674 isoform X3; translated protein: MLENYSHLVSVGYLVAKPDVIFRLGHGEEAGRADGEPTMQNCPGKQYQEFEFWKVGNQIDNHKESQDKPLWQAAFTDKETLKDESGQEFKTCRKIIYLSTDFVSIRQRFPKYYSWERCSKDNLNFLSQNRSYVRKKDDKCQTYWKLCFHSNIDKTQPAEKFFEPNQHVKTFHPKQALNKSQRIQTGEKLYECSDCGKVFIQKANLVVHQRTHTGEKPYECCECAKAFSQKSTLIAHQRTHTGEKPYECSECRKTFIQKSTLIKHQRTHTGEKPFVCGECAKAFKSSYHLIRHEKTHIRQAFYEGIKCGKSSLVHQLTHMGEKPECIKHGKPFDEKPTPVKHQSMHRKDKSYECSECGKSFKGKSHLSVHQRIHTGEKPYECSTCGKTFSGKSHLSVHHRTHTGEKPYECRRCGKAFGEKSTLIVHQRTHTGEKPYKCGECGKAFSEKSPLIKHQRIHTGERPYECSDCRKAFSRKSTLIKHQRIHTGEKPYECSECGKAFSVKSTLIVHHRTHTGEKPYECGECGKAFSGKSTLIKHQRSHSADKTS
- the ZNF674 gene encoding zinc finger protein 674 isoform X1 codes for the protein MAMSQELLTFRDVFVDFTLEEWQQLDSTQKNLYRDVMLENYSHLVSVGYLVAKPDVIFRLGHGEEAGRADGEPTMQNCPGKQYQEFEFWKVGNQIDNHKESQDKPLWQAAFTDKETLKDESGQEFKTCRKIIYLSTDFVSIRQRFPKYYSWERCSKDNLNFLSQNRSYVRKKDDKCQTYWKLCFHSNIDKTQPAEKFFEPNQHVKTFHPKQALNKSQRIQTGEKLYECSDCGKVFIQKANLVVHQRTHTGEKPYECCECAKAFSQKSTLIAHQRTHTGEKPYECSECRKTFIQKSTLIKHQRTHTGEKPFVCGECAKAFKSSYHLIRHEKTHIRQAFYEGIKCGKSSLVHQLTHMGEKPECIKHGKPFDEKPTPVKHQSMHRKDKSYECSECGKSFKGKSHLSVHQRIHTGEKPYECSTCGKTFSGKSHLSVHHRTHTGEKPYECRRCGKAFGEKSTLIVHQRTHTGEKPYKCGECGKAFSEKSPLIKHQRIHTGERPYECSDCRKAFSRKSTLIKHQRIHTGEKPYECSECGKAFSVKSTLIVHHRTHTGEKPYECGECGKAFSGKSTLIKHQRSHSADKTS
- the ZNF674 gene encoding zinc finger protein 674 isoform X4; amino-acid sequence: MQNCPGKQYQEFEFWKVGNQIDNHKESQDKPLWQAAFTDKETLKDESGQEFKTCRKIIYLSTDFVSIRQRFPKYYSWERCSKDNLNFLSQNRSYVRKKDDKCQTYWKLCFHSNIDKTQPAEKFFEPNQHVKTFHPKQALNKSQRIQTGEKLYECSDCGKVFIQKANLVVHQRTHTGEKPYECCECAKAFSQKSTLIAHQRTHTGEKPYECSECRKTFIQKSTLIKHQRTHTGEKPFVCGECAKAFKSSYHLIRHEKTHIRQAFYEGIKCGKSSLVHQLTHMGEKPECIKHGKPFDEKPTPVKHQSMHRKDKSYECSECGKSFKGKSHLSVHQRIHTGEKPYECSTCGKTFSGKSHLSVHHRTHTGEKPYECRRCGKAFGEKSTLIVHQRTHTGEKPYKCGECGKAFSEKSPLIKHQRIHTGERPYECSDCRKAFSRKSTLIKHQRIHTGEKPYECSECGKAFSVKSTLIVHHRTHTGEKPYECGECGKAFSGKSTLIKHQRSHSADKTS
- the ZNF674 gene encoding zinc finger protein 674 isoform X2 encodes the protein MAMSQELLTFRDVFVDFTLEEWQQLDSTQKNLYRDVMLENYSHLVSVGYLVAKPDVIFRLGHGEEAGRADGEPTMQNCPEFWKVGNQIDNHKESQDKPLWQAAFTDKETLKDESGQEFKTCRKIIYLSTDFVSIRQRFPKYYSWERCSKDNLNFLSQNRSYVRKKDDKCQTYWKLCFHSNIDKTQPAEKFFEPNQHVKTFHPKQALNKSQRIQTGEKLYECSDCGKVFIQKANLVVHQRTHTGEKPYECCECAKAFSQKSTLIAHQRTHTGEKPYECSECRKTFIQKSTLIKHQRTHTGEKPFVCGECAKAFKSSYHLIRHEKTHIRQAFYEGIKCGKSSLVHQLTHMGEKPECIKHGKPFDEKPTPVKHQSMHRKDKSYECSECGKSFKGKSHLSVHQRIHTGEKPYECSTCGKTFSGKSHLSVHHRTHTGEKPYECRRCGKAFGEKSTLIVHQRTHTGEKPYKCGECGKAFSEKSPLIKHQRIHTGERPYECSDCRKAFSRKSTLIKHQRIHTGEKPYECSECGKAFSVKSTLIVHHRTHTGEKPYECGECGKAFSGKSTLIKHQRSHSADKTS